From the genome of Brevinematales bacterium, one region includes:
- a CDS encoding shikimate kinase: MKKQIFLIGYRATGKTTIGKELSRMTGWKLIDTDEEIEKSTGIKIKDIFEKYGESKFRDLESQVLKNISSQEQIIVSTGGGIILRNENREIIKRGLVILLYSSPETIIKRMTEESHRPALTDLPLEEEVRKTLSERDKLYNEIFHIKVYNENITISSILSLLKNCIPFITNSQNS; this comes from the coding sequence ATGAAAAAACAAATATTCCTAATAGGATACAGAGCAACAGGCAAAACTACCATAGGTAAAGAATTATCCAGAATGACAGGTTGGAAGTTAATAGACACTGACGAAGAAATTGAAAAGTCTACAGGAATAAAGATAAAAGATATATTTGAAAAATACGGTGAAAGTAAATTCAGAGACCTCGAAAGCCAAGTTCTGAAAAATATATCAAGTCAAGAACAAATTATAGTATCAACAGGTGGAGGTATAATACTACGTAACGAAAATAGAGAAATAATAAAAAGAGGTTTAGTAATATTGCTTTACTCTAGCCCAGAAACAATAATAAAAAGAATGACAGAAGAAAGCCATAGACCAGCACTTACAGACCTACCACTAGAAGAAGAAGTAAGAAAAACTCTTTCAGAAAGAGATAAACTATACAACGAGATATTTCACATAAAAGTCTACAATGAAAATATAACAATAAGCTCTATATTATCTTTACTGAAAAACTGTATACCTTTCATTACTAACTCACAAAACTCTTAA
- a CDS encoding ATP-dependent 6-phosphofructokinase, with amino-acid sequence MKRIGILTGGGDAPGLNGVIKGAYLRIKKDLPNVEIIGLLEGWRGLIEKKYVVLKDDDIREIHKEGGTILGSSRTNPYKNEDTVKKAHQSFKELELDALIAIGGEDTLGAANKLAKDGFPVVGAPKTIDNDLNVTDYTFGFDTAVNIAMEAIDRLHTTAKSHRRVMVVEIMGRHAGWITLWSGIAGGAHMVLLPEEVTKITDVAEFVKKRKEKGELYTIIAVSEGAILDAGGAQNFVFEDAKTDEFGHVRLGGIAKQLAKYIEETTGIETRYVVLGHLQRGGSPTAFDRILSLRFGINVGELVLRKEWGKMVALRGTEIVAVPLQEAVQELKVVPQKIITELKSILY; translated from the coding sequence ATGAAGAGAATAGGTATTTTGACAGGTGGGGGTGATGCTCCTGGTTTAAACGGGGTTATAAAAGGAGCTTATTTAAGAATAAAGAAGGATTTACCAAATGTTGAGATTATAGGTCTTTTGGAGGGGTGGAGAGGATTGATTGAGAAAAAGTATGTGGTTTTAAAAGATGACGATATTAGAGAGATACACAAAGAAGGGGGAACCATATTGGGGTCTTCTAGGACAAATCCTTACAAAAATGAAGATACTGTCAAGAAAGCTCATCAGAGTTTCAAGGAGTTAGAGCTTGATGCTCTTATAGCAATAGGTGGGGAGGATACTCTAGGAGCTGCTAATAAGTTAGCTAAAGATGGATTTCCAGTAGTTGGAGCACCCAAAACTATTGATAATGATCTCAATGTTACAGATTACACCTTTGGATTTGATACTGCTGTTAATATTGCTATGGAAGCGATTGATAGACTACATACTACTGCAAAATCACACAGAAGAGTTATGGTTGTTGAAATAATGGGAAGACATGCAGGGTGGATAACGTTGTGGTCTGGTATTGCTGGTGGAGCGCATATGGTTCTGCTTCCAGAGGAAGTAACGAAGATAACGGATGTTGCCGAGTTTGTTAAGAAAAGAAAAGAAAAAGGTGAGTTATATACTATAATTGCAGTTTCAGAAGGAGCTATACTTGATGCGGGAGGAGCACAAAATTTTGTTTTCGAGGATGCTAAAACTGATGAATTTGGACATGTTAGACTTGGCGGTATAGCAAAACAGCTAGCAAAATATATAGAAGAAACAACAGGTATTGAAACAAGATATGTGGTTTTGGGTCATTTACAAAGAGGTGGATCTCCAACTGCTTTTGATAGAATACTATCTTTGAGATTTGGTATAAATGTTGGTGAGCTTGTACTCAGAAAGGAGTGGGGTAAAATGGTTGCTTTGAGAGGGACAGAGATAGTAGCGGTACCACTTCAGGAAGCAGTACAGGAATTAAAAGTTGTACCTCAAAAAATCATAACAGAGCTAAAGAGTATTCTCTACTAG
- a CDS encoding aminotransferase class I/II-fold pyridoxal phosphate-dependent enzyme, with translation MSMKHEFSEANRLKRIPPYIFSVVDSMKLEAQKKGVDTIDFSLGSPDMKPPQRVIQKLKEALDRDDVHSYSRHDGEIEREFRKEVANWYERKFNVSLNPEKEILQLIGSKEGIAHFALGVINSEDIVVVPSPTYPAHFNGIIASGGIVYYVPLLEENNYVLDFKKIDQGILKLAKILIVSYPQNPTTAVVSKDFYEELVDFFKDKGIIVISDITYSDLIYEEGYRPTSILEVKGAKDFCIEFHTLSKNFNMAGWRVGFAAGNYKLIEILKKTKSYIDFGVFKAIQLAAIEALKNCEDFIQEVKEEYYDRITMFVEGLNRAGWRVDMPKSTFYVWAKIPIKYSALTSLEFTKVLIEETGVVCSPGSGFGEYGEGYVRFAMVQNKNRIKEAIIRITRFLARED, from the coding sequence ATGTCTATGAAGCATGAGTTTTCGGAAGCAAATAGGTTAAAAAGAATACCTCCTTATATTTTTTCTGTTGTTGACAGTATGAAACTTGAAGCTCAGAAAAAGGGGGTAGATACTATTGATTTTAGTTTAGGTAGTCCAGATATGAAACCTCCACAAAGGGTAATACAGAAACTGAAAGAAGCTCTTGATAGAGATGATGTACATAGTTATTCAAGGCACGATGGAGAGATAGAAAGGGAATTTAGAAAGGAAGTGGCTAACTGGTACGAAAGGAAGTTTAATGTTTCTTTGAATCCCGAAAAGGAAATACTACAACTTATAGGTTCAAAAGAGGGTATTGCTCACTTTGCTTTGGGTGTTATAAATAGTGAAGATATTGTAGTAGTTCCTTCACCTACATATCCAGCACATTTTAATGGAATTATAGCCTCTGGTGGTATAGTATACTATGTACCTCTACTTGAAGAGAATAATTATGTTTTAGATTTTAAAAAGATAGACCAAGGAATATTAAAACTAGCCAAAATACTGATAGTTAGTTATCCACAGAATCCTACAACAGCTGTTGTTTCGAAAGATTTCTATGAAGAGCTTGTTGATTTCTTTAAGGATAAGGGTATAATAGTAATAAGTGATATTACTTATTCTGATCTTATATATGAAGAGGGATATCGTCCTACGAGTATTCTTGAGGTTAAAGGGGCAAAGGATTTTTGTATAGAATTTCATACTTTATCTAAGAATTTTAATATGGCTGGATGGAGAGTGGGTTTTGCAGCAGGAAACTATAAATTAATTGAGATACTCAAAAAGACAAAAAGCTATATAGACTTTGGTGTTTTCAAAGCTATACAGCTTGCGGCGATTGAAGCTTTGAAAAATTGTGAAGACTTTATACAAGAGGTAAAAGAAGAATATTACGATAGAATAACTATGTTTGTCGAAGGGCTTAATAGAGCAGGGTGGCGTGTAGATATGCCAAAATCTACTTTTTACGTATGGGCTAAAATACCTATTAAATATTCTGCGCTTACATCATTAGAATTTACGAAAGTTTTGATTGAAGAAACTGGAGTTGTTTGTTCTCCTGGTAGTGGTTTTGGTGAGTATGGTGAAGGATATGTTAGATTTGCTATGGTTCAAAACAAAAACAGAATAAAAGAAGCTATAATAAGAATTACCAGATTCCTAGCAAGAGAAGATTAA
- the rpe gene encoding ribulose-phosphate 3-epimerase yields the protein MRKIKVAPSIFASDFINLKRELDRLKQLGVDYIHYDIMDNNFVPNISFGPLITEQIAKYSGIPGDVHLMISLSIEKVSRFMLENIEIVTIHYEADGFSKDIIDFIKSNNKKVGISIKPQTPVEAVVPFIDIVDLVLVMTVEPGFSGQSLIPSTISKVSKVREILDKYNRDIYLEVDGGVNLDNVQTLVNSGANLLVIGSAFFKNNNSEMIMDLVKHLNKIK from the coding sequence ATGAGAAAAATCAAAGTTGCTCCATCAATATTTGCTTCAGATTTCATTAATCTAAAAAGAGAGCTAGATAGACTAAAACAATTAGGTGTTGATTACATCCACTATGATATAATGGATAACAATTTCGTACCAAATATAAGTTTTGGCCCTTTGATAACTGAACAAATAGCAAAATATTCAGGAATACCAGGTGATGTACATCTTATGATATCTCTCTCAATTGAGAAAGTTAGTAGGTTTATGTTAGAAAATATTGAAATAGTTACTATACATTACGAAGCTGACGGATTTTCAAAAGATATAATCGATTTCATAAAGTCGAATAACAAGAAAGTAGGTATATCAATAAAACCTCAAACTCCTGTTGAAGCAGTAGTACCTTTCATAGATATTGTTGATTTAGTGTTGGTAATGACTGTTGAACCAGGATTTTCAGGCCAATCCCTAATACCTTCTACTATATCGAAGGTTTCTAAAGTTAGAGAAATACTTGATAAATATAACCGAGATATCTATCTTGAGGTTGATGGTGGAGTTAACTTGGATAATGTACAAACTCTCGTAAATAGCGGAGCTAATTTGCTTGTTATAGGTAGCGCATTTTTTAAGAATAATAATAGTGAAATGATAATGGATTTAGTAAAGCATTTAAATAAAATTAAATAA